One genomic segment of Aliarcobacter cibarius includes these proteins:
- a CDS encoding DUF2860 family protein — protein MKKIFLYILLATILFANEQNYIEIGGGSEKLKNNFSPESRKTIIQLNEAQDENESFPYFEMYYGHNLNDTLNLYVSSDINGAHIGSLINSDFGVFDFGLKFNLSKEWKNPFLKEVDREKTDVTEIGFYTGYGLSLFDNHEGMIKYELSTIEYSKETINNDLKREGNRHLFLFENKFNSKIFDNDLSYITNLSYEIYDAKGKSSSYNKYELLVGTTINLTENFLFSIFSNIGKKDYEEINLEVNKKINADIFGINTIFRWDKPFSYENIYLNIKTGFEKEDANHSFYNKENTYSILSIGYKF, from the coding sequence ATGAAAAAAATATTCTTATATATTTTATTAGCAACTATTTTATTTGCTAATGAACAAAATTATATAGAAATAGGTGGTGGTAGTGAAAAATTAAAAAATAATTTTTCACCAGAATCAAGAAAAACTATTATTCAATTAAATGAAGCACAAGATGAAAATGAAAGTTTTCCTTATTTTGAAATGTACTATGGACATAATCTAAATGATACTTTAAATTTATATGTATCCTCAGATATAAATGGAGCTCATATAGGTTCATTAATTAATTCAGATTTTGGAGTATTTGATTTTGGATTAAAGTTTAATTTATCTAAAGAGTGGAAAAATCCATTTTTAAAAGAAGTTGATAGAGAAAAAACAGATGTAACAGAAATTGGTTTTTACACTGGCTATGGTTTATCACTTTTTGATAATCATGAAGGAATGATTAAATATGAACTTAGCACAATTGAATACAGCAAGGAAACTATAAATAATGATTTAAAAAGAGAAGGGAATAGGCATCTTTTTCTTTTTGAAAACAAATTTAATTCAAAAATTTTCGATAATGATTTAAGTTATATAACTAATTTATCTTATGAAATATATGATGCTAAAGGGAAATCAAGTTCATATAATAAATATGAATTACTAGTAGGAACAACTATAAATTTAACAGAAAATTTTTTATTCTCTATTTTTTCTAATATTGGAAAAAAAGATTATGAAGAAATTAATCTTGAAGTAAATAAAAAGATAAATGCTGATATTTTTGGTATTAATACTATATTTAGATGGGATAAACCTTTTTCTTATGAAAATATATATTTAAATATTAAAACTGGATTTGAAAAAGAAGATGCTAATCATAGTTTTTATAATAAAGAGAATACTTATTCAATACTATCAATTGGGTATAAATTCTAA
- a CDS encoding Tn3 family transposase has product MPLIKILTSIQKKEFEEPPILNQELKNEIFKLPIELEQQVYSFNNSSNQIHFILMFGYFKITHRFFNPTSYYDEDIKYIASKFKFDDNSYSTDIGHSSLATYKNTIKKHFSCVKFTSHIYDILQKESDLLVKKLLKTQDIFYLLVEKSMELRIEVPSYTQITTIISSSINAQNTLDYKKIKKYENHEALKNLDYLLKEDVSNPTKYVLGKYKRVLHSVNATKVRQSNIDFRYLNDLSKQLEPILKELSLDDNTIIHYAKWVEKSDMHQISRKVKHKQYFDLICFVLHQVKIRSDYLIDIFVQVMQSIKQTTLREHQTIYYDQKHSRTKNFKDLTQFLQTEIIPNILNLESIIKNDFSSEDKISFIENIITELTKNEEFQKIKSIDFNSLNEETSFYDMLENNSSKLQIRIAKIIQNVDFDTNNSQKSFIKAIEHYKNNNGKLNSSTPKDFLEKNIQSLLFQKDENNTKHFRISLYKILFFIEISQAIKSGKLNLLNSYRYRAFESYLLDINKFKKEKMDLLEQYNLLHFANCKKTTTYLKEQLNSSFKDVNEKISKELNLYFHLKGENSFTITTPKVEKDISLDPLTKWLPKDKFIPLISILEEINSYISFTKVFTHYSLGRNRSNIKIEALFASIIGYGCNINISRMAKISKGIFEHDIEHASNWYLSNENLIEANDKIIAFTEQLDIVKLFKNDKDKNHTASDGQKFNISVDSLNAGYSFKYFGLGRGVSRYMFIDESHRLFYSTVINANEREAAYVIDGLMHNDTIQSDIHSTDTFGYSEVVFALTHLLGFSFAPRIKNFKEQQLYAFEAKKEYHKLGYKVLPIKQINIELIEEQWENILRFVLTIKERETTASQLLKRLTSYPKQHKTYLALREFGRIIKTKFLLEYIDDVTLRQQIEKQLNKIENANKFSKAIFFGNNGEYMYATKEEQDIASNSLRLIQNAIICWNYLYFSDKLAKETDENEKSLIIQSIQNGSIVHWQHINFYGEYDFTGIETNKKEFEFNLEKIINLKVEDK; this is encoded by the coding sequence ATGCCACTTATTAAGATTTTAACATCTATCCAAAAAAAAGAGTTTGAAGAACCACCAATTCTAAATCAAGAGCTAAAAAATGAAATTTTTAAACTGCCAATTGAATTAGAACAACAAGTTTATTCATTCAACAACAGTAGTAATCAAATTCATTTTATATTGATGTTTGGATATTTTAAAATAACACATAGATTTTTTAATCCAACTTCATATTATGATGAAGATATAAAATACATAGCTTCTAAATTTAAATTTGATGATAATTCATATTCCACTGATATTGGACATAGTTCATTAGCTACATATAAAAATACAATAAAAAAACATTTTTCTTGTGTTAAATTTACTTCACATATATATGATATTCTTCAAAAAGAATCAGATTTATTAGTAAAAAAGCTATTAAAAACACAAGATATTTTTTATTTGTTAGTAGAAAAATCAATGGAATTAAGAATAGAAGTTCCTAGCTATACTCAAATAACAACTATCATTTCATCATCAATAAATGCACAAAACACCTTAGATTATAAAAAAATCAAAAAATATGAAAATCATGAAGCCTTAAAAAATCTTGATTATCTTTTAAAAGAAGATGTTTCAAACCCTACTAAATATGTTCTTGGTAAATATAAAAGAGTTTTACACTCTGTAAATGCTACTAAAGTTAGACAATCTAATATTGATTTTAGATATTTAAATGATTTATCAAAACAACTTGAACCTATTTTAAAAGAGCTTTCATTAGATGATAACACTATTATTCACTATGCAAAATGGGTTGAAAAATCTGATATGCATCAAATTAGTAGAAAAGTAAAACATAAACAATATTTTGATTTGATATGTTTTGTGCTACATCAAGTAAAAATAAGAAGTGACTATTTAATTGATATTTTCGTACAAGTGATGCAATCAATAAAACAAACCACATTAAGAGAACACCAAACAATTTATTATGATCAAAAACATAGCAGAACAAAGAATTTTAAAGACTTAACACAATTCTTACAAACAGAAATTATTCCAAATATATTAAATTTAGAATCAATTATTAAAAATGATTTCTCAAGTGAAGATAAAATATCTTTTATAGAGAATATAATTACAGAATTAACAAAAAATGAAGAGTTTCAAAAAATAAAATCAATAGATTTTAATTCATTAAATGAAGAGACTTCTTTTTATGATATGCTAGAGAATAACTCTTCTAAATTACAAATAAGAATAGCTAAGATTATCCAAAATGTTGATTTTGATACAAACAATTCACAAAAATCTTTTATAAAAGCAATAGAACATTATAAAAACAATAATGGGAAATTGAATTCATCAACTCCAAAAGATTTTTTAGAGAAAAATATTCAAAGTTTACTATTTCAAAAAGATGAAAATAATACTAAACATTTTAGAATTTCATTATATAAAATACTATTTTTTATTGAAATATCACAAGCTATTAAATCAGGAAAATTAAACCTTCTAAACTCTTATAGATATAGAGCATTTGAATCATATTTATTGGATATTAATAAATTCAAAAAAGAAAAGATGGATTTATTGGAACAATACAATCTTTTACATTTTGCTAATTGCAAAAAAACTACAACCTATTTAAAAGAGCAACTAAACTCATCTTTTAAAGATGTTAATGAAAAAATTTCAAAGGAATTAAATCTATATTTTCATCTAAAAGGTGAAAATAGTTTTACAATAACTACTCCAAAAGTTGAAAAAGATATATCATTAGATCCATTAACAAAATGGCTTCCAAAAGACAAATTTATTCCATTAATATCAATTTTGGAAGAGATTAATAGCTATATTAGTTTTACAAAAGTATTTACACATTACTCTTTAGGAAGGAATAGAAGTAACATAAAGATAGAAGCATTATTTGCATCTATTATTGGATATGGTTGTAATATCAACATTTCAAGAATGGCTAAAATTTCAAAAGGTATTTTTGAACATGATATAGAACATGCAAGTAATTGGTATTTATCAAATGAAAATTTAATTGAAGCAAATGATAAAATCATAGCTTTTACAGAACAGTTAGACATAGTAAAACTTTTTAAAAATGATAAAGACAAAAATCATACAGCAAGTGATGGTCAAAAGTTTAATATTTCAGTTGATTCTTTAAATGCTGGATATTCATTTAAATATTTTGGATTAGGAAGAGGTGTTAGTAGATATATGTTTATTGATGAATCACATAGACTATTTTATTCAACTGTAATCAATGCAAATGAAAGAGAAGCTGCTTATGTAATTGATGGTTTAATGCATAATGACACAATTCAGAGTGATATTCATTCGACAGACACTTTTGGCTATAGTGAAGTTGTATTTGCTCTAACACATCTATTAGGTTTTTCATTTGCACCAAGAATTAAAAATTTTAAAGAACAGCAACTATATGCATTTGAAGCAAAAAAAGAGTATCACAAATTAGGATATAAAGTTTTACCAATAAAACAAATCAATATAGAACTAATAGAAGAACAATGGGAAAATATTTTAAGATTTGTTCTTACAATAAAAGAGAGAGAAACTACAGCATCACAACTTCTTAAAAGACTTACTTCCTATCCAAAACAACATAAAACATATTTAGCATTAAGAGAGTTTGGAAGAATAATAAAAACAAAATTTCTCCTTGAATATATTGATGATGTTACGCTTCGTCAACAAATTGAAAAGCAATTAAATAAAATAGAAAATGCAAATAAATTTTCTAAAGCAATATTTTTTGGAAATAATGGAGAATACATGTATGCTACAAAAGAAGAACAAGATATAGCAAGTAATTCCCTAAGATTAATTCAAAATGCTATTATTTGTTGGAATTATTTATATTTCTCTGATAAATTAGCAAAAGAAACTGATGAAAATGAAAAATCATTAATAATTCAATCAATTCAAAATGGTTCTATTGTTCATTGGCAACATATTAATTTTTATGGTGAATATGATTTTACTGGAATAGAAACAAATAAAAAAGAATTTGAATTTAATTTAGAGAAAATAATAAATCTAAAAGTAGAAGATAAGTAA
- a CDS encoding transposase, giving the protein MDSNSGKKVFLIVDNLRVHHAKIVKAWEEENKDKIKLFYLPAYSPDYNPDEYLNQDYKQSANKYELPTTQKELRNNTEKYMLSIQNNPQKVANFFKHPKVQYAG; this is encoded by the coding sequence ATCGATTCAAATAGTGGTAAAAAAGTATTTTTAATTGTAGATAACCTAAGAGTTCATCATGCAAAGATAGTAAAAGCTTGGGAAGAAGAGAATAAAGATAAAATAAAACTATTTTATCTTCCAGCTTATTCACCTGATTATAATCCAGATGAATATCTAAATCAAGATTATAAACAAAGTGCTAATAAATATGAATTGCCAACAACACAAAAAGAACTAAGAAATAATACTGAAAAATATATGCTGTCAATTCAAAATAATCCACAAAAAGTAGCTAACTTTTTTAAACATCCAAAGGTTCAGTATGCTGGTTGA
- a CDS encoding YnfA family protein, giving the protein MIKEFSLYFLAAFFEILGCYSFWVYFRLDKSYWFLALGLISLILFAYLLTKVNMQFAGRGYAVYGGIYVISSLSWLYFVEKQDFNRWDLIGSSLCIFGAFVILFGNQKV; this is encoded by the coding sequence TTGATTAAAGAATTTAGTTTATATTTTTTAGCAGCATTTTTTGAAATACTCGGTTGCTATAGCTTTTGGGTCTATTTTAGACTTGATAAAAGTTATTGGTTTTTAGCTTTAGGTTTAATATCTTTAATATTGTTTGCATATTTACTTACTAAAGTAAATATGCAATTTGCTGGAAGGGGATACGCAGTTTACGGAGGAATTTATGTAATCTCTTCTTTATCTTGGTTATATTTTGTTGAAAAACAAGATTTTAATAGATGGGACTTAATTGGTTCTAGTCTTTGTATTTTCGGAGCTTTTGTTATTTTATTTGGAAATCAAAAAGTTTGA
- a CDS encoding SEL1-like repeat protein has protein sequence MLKKFVLSTTILVNFTFAQTYEEGILAYNNFDFEKAFKILEDLSMNDNVQAQFFLAEKYKIGEIVKEDIQKAFTLYEKAANQGFAPAQFNLGAIYYNGSLGKKNYLKAFEWFEKAANNNDAMAQFILGDIYLNGIRVERNLKKAKEYFEKAALQGHTISEFILGNIYYNGYETEQNFEKAVFWYEKAALKGDPKAQFNLGLMYDEGEGVIQNYEKAFKWFEEAAKQGLPEAQYNLGCMYEDGEGVQQNYEKAFEWFTKAANQGYSIAFNSLGYLYYYGKGVEQDFEKANLFKNKALEYDSMMEKNLQYARKIESIFLEDTLLLINKNTQDKIFEITDKLKEKLDINLYIVASLDNGISNDLSESQKLEALNKYYNYIKSSINSSEKYILLSLAKEQNYLNIFYTEDLISNSEKNEILMNIIYTINNEDKNDINLNTPILNGVIKIEEILSKKNNIEI, from the coding sequence ATGTTAAAAAAATTTGTACTAAGTACAACAATATTAGTTAATTTTACTTTTGCACAAACATATGAAGAAGGTATATTAGCTTACAATAATTTTGATTTTGAGAAAGCTTTTAAAATATTAGAAGATTTATCAATGAATGATAATGTTCAAGCACAGTTCTTCCTAGCAGAAAAATATAAAATAGGTGAAATAGTAAAAGAAGATATACAAAAAGCTTTTACTTTATATGAAAAAGCAGCTAATCAAGGTTTCGCACCTGCTCAATTTAATCTAGGAGCAATATACTACAATGGTAGTTTAGGTAAAAAAAATTATTTAAAAGCATTTGAATGGTTTGAAAAAGCTGCAAATAACAATGATGCTATGGCTCAATTTATCCTTGGAGATATATATCTTAATGGAATAAGAGTAGAAAGAAATTTAAAAAAAGCTAAAGAATATTTTGAGAAAGCTGCCTTACAGGGACATACAATATCAGAATTTATATTGGGTAATATTTATTATAATGGATATGAAACTGAACAGAACTTTGAAAAAGCTGTGTTTTGGTATGAAAAAGCTGCTCTTAAAGGTGATCCAAAGGCACAATTTAATCTTGGACTTATGTATGATGAAGGCGAAGGAGTAATTCAAAATTATGAAAAAGCATTTAAATGGTTTGAAGAAGCTGCAAAACAAGGTTTACCTGAAGCTCAATACAATTTAGGATGCATGTATGAAGATGGAGAAGGCGTACAACAAAATTATGAAAAAGCATTTGAATGGTTTACTAAAGCTGCTAATCAAGGATATTCTATAGCTTTTAATAGTCTTGGTTATTTATACTATTATGGAAAAGGTGTAGAACAAGATTTTGAAAAGGCAAATTTATTTAAAAATAAAGCTTTAGAATATGATTCTATGATGGAAAAGAATTTACAATACGCAAGAAAAATCGAATCTATTTTTTTAGAAGATACTCTTCTTCTAATTAATAAAAATACTCAAGATAAAATTTTTGAGATAACAGATAAACTAAAAGAAAAGTTAGATATTAATTTATATATCGTCGCTTCTTTAGATAATGGAATATCAAATGATTTATCTGAATCCCAAAAATTAGAAGCTTTAAACAAATATTACAATTATATAAAATCAAGTATTAATTCTTCAGAAAAATATATTCTATTATCTTTAGCTAAAGAACAAAATTATTTAAATATATTTTATACAGAGGATTTAATTTCAAATAGTGAAAAAAATGAAATATTAATGAATATTATTTATACAATTAACAATGAAGATAAAAATGATATTAATCTTAATACACCCATACTAAATGGAGTAATTAAAATTGAGGAGATATTAAGTAAAAAGAATAATATTGAAATATAA